The Tripterygium wilfordii isolate XIE 37 chromosome 18, ASM1340144v1, whole genome shotgun sequence nucleotide sequence ttttttttttcttttctttttttttttactgcatttgattaatttcttcacaaatatatacacacagggACAGTACAGGAATTGCTGCTggaaatttttcatttttctttgttggttCTTGATTCCTCAAACATACATGTTTCtttgtttgtaatttgaaataatgtaattgcaATTATGAGTTTTTTTTGTGGTCTTAATCTTCATTATTAATGTGTAGTTATGGTGCCATTTGCTTCTGTGTCTTTCCCTTGTTTTAGCTAAACACTTTTTAATGGAGGAATCACCCAGAGCCACAAAAACTCTCACCAATTCTGAATTCAATACCAGACATATAGATGATACACTTCACCACCACCATTATTATTAGACACATAAATGtgtattttattacaaattgtATGTTATTTATAATCATAGAAGTGGGGCAGGAAATAGATAGTGATATATTTGATCAGCTggcataatatatattatttataatcaataacGACACTATACAAGTTTAACCTTTCAACATTCGATATGGGTTTAAACTAGAGCTGTTAGGCCCGTGTGCATAGAAGTTTTTCACCTGACccctttggacattcgatattgGCCTAAACTCGGTCCATCAAGCCAACGTGCATAGAAGTTTTTCACCTGACGACAGTATAAGTTGGGCCAAAACCTAGAGCGTGGCCACAAGGGTATTCCTCcaagtgagaatcgaactcaagagtTCTTGAATCCATACGGTTTAGCCCCAGAGAAATTCACCACTACgctatcacccaaatgattGCTAGCCGAGTGCAACAATGACGAGATAATATGGGCctctttatattaattttttttcttataaactATAATATTATGCTGATTCCATAGCATATCATATGATTTGATATATACAGCTGCTGCATATTCAGGCCCCTCCCATGCACTGTAAGTAGCTCCAAAAGGGTGAAATTGGTTGGCTGGCAGGCCTCTCCTCTCCTCCATTattggagagggagagagagagagagaggagaaggtgCTAGGCAAGAGAGTCAGCTccagatatacatacataattatATACTCActgtccatattatatataattgttctttctttttaatttggTTCTAGAACAGTTGAAATCTACTTATTCTTATTTACAAATTATGCAGTATACTCTTCCAGGTACCAAGTAAGCTGTCGGTGTGAATATGACAAGTTTTCCAGTTGTAAGGATCGATTCCAAGTCAACTTAACCAGTGTCGGAAAGCAGAATTCCAATTCAGGCAGGACCAAAGGGATTGGAACATGCTGCAACTGAGACTCTAGTCAATCAGCTTGATTCGTGCGACCCGTGGTCCATAACGGATAATatttttgatgtgtttgggctTGAATTTCCAACACCATACGTTCTCATTCTTGAATCTAAAGGAGACTGCATAacacatgcatacatatatacagaCAGTATACATTAGGGAAACATATAAATCATGCAAGAAAGAACACAAACAGCTTCCTTGAGTTTAAAGTTTTCCTTGTATAGCTTCTCATCAAAGATAACTCACCTAAttcaattcaaagaaaaaaaagaactctTCAAATCGTTTTTCACGTCGCTATTGGTTTCCCCTTTCCAAATACAAATCAAGAACTTGTAACTACACGATTCATGATTAACTGTTTACTAACTGTTTAACAAAAGTTAGGTGGAACTAGAAAAGAATatccaattatatatataacttaattCCCTCTTCAGTACTGGAATGTGTAGTCTCTCTGGTTATTGAGAATCCTTAGAAAACAAATATTGAAGTCTCTTTCGATCGTTGATTCGACAGCCTAGAGAAGAATACACATTTGTCTTTAAGCTTGAAAGCTACCAAAATTGCAAATAAAAGAAGTGTCAAAGTCTTCACATAGGACGTCTGCCACCAGAAAAATGTCCTTTAAGAAGCTTGACTGTGATCGTTTGAGTGAAATAAAAGCTTGAATCATTAACAGAATGGCTCCCATTTAGCTTCATAAACCTGTTGAATTTGATCAAAGTTTGGACTCCGTTTTTTACTCAAAGTCTCGCACAATTAAAGTTTAAATAGGAAAAGACAAAACGTGGTTGAGTTTAAGGAAAAATTGCAACAAAAGCAGGTCTTTGCACAAAATAACACCACTTGAACCTGATTGCCATGGCTGTTGATATTCTATTATCGACCAATGTATCTGATTTTATCAATAAAGTAGTAAACCATGCCAGCCTCTCCATGTGCATTCACATGCCTCACAATTCCTTTTCCAATTCCAATCCTTGAAGCAAACAATCTTAATCAATTAAACTAATCAACCAATAACCACCCACTAAtcaattccttcttcttcttcttcttcttcttcttctcatattcttatcttcttctttcctcCCTCCTCATCTCTCTGTCTCCCCAGGATCCCGAGCCACATGAACCCATCTACAACTAGAACAGCATTGTTGGTCACTCTCTTGATTCTGTCATTTTTCACAATCAGAACTAACTGGGACAGAATCTGGTCAGCTTTCTATGGATCACCAATATTTCTTCCTGTTTTTGGGGTCATTTTGGCGTCAGCTTTGCTTGTTATGGCGGTACGTGCTACGATTGTCACATGGATCACAGTGCTAGTGCTCCTAGCCTGTGCAGGAAACCGTCGTCGGGTTCTTGTTCGACAAGGAAGTAAGATCACTACTGATGTTGCAATGTACTTGGTGAAGGTGGTCGTTAGAGAAAAAGGTCTTGTTGCAGTGGCTTGTGCTACTCTTGTAAGCTTCATGGCCATGATTCGCATTGCAGAAGCTGGATTTTATTAGTCTGTCCATGATATTTGGTGAAGACAAACACAGAGAATTGTGTGTATGTTCTGCAGCACaccatttgtatttttttttgttttccttgcaATTTATACGTCTTTTGTTTCGAAAAtactaaatattttatttttccacgctatctcaaatgttgaaatAGACGTACATGGGCCCCACATGATCCAAAAGAAAACGGTATGGATTTGTCTCAGTATTTGGGATAACGGGGACAAAAAAAACACTGGAATCCGTAAGATTGTTGctgttttgtgcactttgaagcaATGCTGGGTGCATCTGTTTTACGTCTCTTTGCTTCCCTATAATTAATTGCGTTATATGGACTGAAAAGGCTCACAAAACCATTGGGCCTTACGATTTTGACCAAATTTAGTAGGCTTTGGCCCGTGGATAATATTCTTGGGCCTCCACAGTTCTAACCTTAGTTGGGCTCAGCTCAGACAAtgtccaaaaataaaatatcttccaaaaaaaattttaaaattgaaaaataaaaagaaatctgGGACTAATTTAGTAATTTCATTGCCAACAGAAGTCGGAAAGCGAAGGTCATGTGTTTCTTATCGCCTAAGCCAAAAATACGGATATATATCCGCAACTCTGATCAAAAGACTCCAACTTTTCTCGTGTTGAGAGAATAGAGGATCAGAGCGCTTAAAGGGGCTTACGGGTACGATTCGTAGTAGTAATCGCTTTGTGGTTTGAAAGATCCATTGAAAATTTGTTACGCTTGGGGTTAGATTTAGGGTTTTCATCTAGATTCGTCACTCACTGGAGCTTTGTGAAGCTATGGAGGATGCGATGGTGATCAAGGTTCGTATTTGATTTTGTTCCTGCAGGCTCTTTTTGATCGTTTATTTTGATTTGATCTACGATTCTTCgtatttttttggttgattgTCGGTGGCGAGTGTTGTCTGTTTGGTTTAGTGTTGATCTTTTAGCTAGTGATTGGTGTGTCCACGGTTCAATTTTGGCTTAATTTTTTCGATTCATGGCTTCATTACGAGTTTTACTGTGCTGTTAATTGTATGATCTGCATGATCTGCTGCGAATGTTGGTCCTGACTTGTCACGACGTGTGAAGAATAATGATTGCATTTAGTTtggctgaattttttttataataatcgCGGCAAGGTGTGTTAGATGAAGGCAATATCTTCAAACATTATATTTTTCCATGGTCTCCTGCCAAAGTCCATCTCAAGTGTCCATGTAACATGATCTTGTTAAATTTATGTTCGTTAGTTTTAGAAAGTTTTTGGATTGAGGGAAGATTGAGGGGAGGGAGGGGGAGGGAAACTCATTAAGTAATGAGTTTTGGAATGACTTCATTGTGTTTTACATTAGAACCAGATGGCCGTGGATGAATTTCAGTCAAGCTTAAGGTTACAATTTTACTTATGAGTTGTATTGTTGGTGATGATGATCAGTTTTTAGCTATAGCATTTTGAGTGAGTGATGAAGTCTGTGTTGTCATAAGCTTTTTTGCATCTTGAGGATATGTTTTCTTGCAAAGGCGCTAAGGCATAATAGATTCTATTTATGGTTCATTCTCCTTTGAACATCTTCGTTGTGTTGCAGGTGAAATATGGAGATACATTGAGGCGTTTCAGTGTTCCTGTTAATGAGAAGAAACAGCTTGATCTTGATATGGATGGATTGAAGTGGAAAATCCTAAGTCTCTTTAATTTTCCCCCCAATGCTGATCTGATTCTTACTTACGTAGATGAAGATGGTGATGTGGTAACACTTGCTGATGACAATGATTTGTGTGATGTGATGAGCCAGAGATTGAAGTTCTTGAGGATTGATGTGCAGCTGAACGATGAACAATCTGGTAATTCGAGTGAATCTGGTGGTTGTGCAACCCCCACGAGCTCTCCACACATCCAGAAGCCATTGCCAAACATTAGTGTTGATGTTAATGAGGTCTTGAAATTGATCCCAGACCCATTATATGAGACACTTTCAAAGCTCTCTCTTGACTTGGCTTCGAAAGCTACATCTTCTAGCCCAGTTCTTGCTGAGCTTCTTGAGTGCTTTTCAAAGATGAGTCATAGTTACCTCAATCCAGTTTCTCAATCAGGTCCAGCTTCAAGCACACTGAGAGGTGGTTCTACTGGTTTAAAGGCACCATTGGTGTCTAACGATGCAAATGACTCTTATTATTATGGTTCACAAGAGGTGTtgagaaagtctaacttggcgAATGAACAAAGCAAGAAGGTGGAGATTGAAAATGTGGCTCGAGGTGTGGATGCACCAAATTTGTCTAAAGCTACGCCTGTTGATTTGAATGTCAAGCCTCCCATTAATGGCCCTGCTAGCGATGATGCTAGGATCCGTAAGGAGATCGACGGTTATCTCAATGGAAAATCTGTTGGTTTTGGTGTGTCAGATATGGCAGGATCTATGAGGCCCCCTAATGCGGTTAGGGGTCAAAACACTGAATTGATTGGTAATCTCTCCAATGAATGTCCATTTAGTGGATTGACCATAAATAATCAAGCGGCCATTCCTCTTCGTGTGAATCCTCGGGTTTCTCCTTTTAAGAGAAGCAATAATCGTTATGATGCTGCTGTTGGTATGTTTCATAAGGGTGTCCGTTGTGATGGATGTGGGGTTCATCCAATTACCGGGCCTCGATTTAAATCTAAAGTGTgagttattttttttctacacCTTATATTGAGATTTTCAATGataatttcttgattttctaATTGATAATATTATGTGGAGTCATGGACATAATACTCCTTTCTGTTGTTTGTACAGAAAAGAAGATTATGACCTCTGCAGCATCTGTTTCTCAGAGATGGGGAATGAGGCTGATTACATCAGGATGGACCGGCCTCAGTCTTATCGGCATTCTCAGTCTGTCCATGGTTTACGTGATTATGTATGCTGGTTTCTTACtcctattttgttttttttaattccatTACAATTGTGACTTTTTTCACATCAATATTTCTCTTTAAAGACGCAGCATCCTAGGGTAATACGGCAGTTCTTAAAAGGTGATTCGGCAAAGCCGGCTCGGCCTAAGCTAGATAGCCGTTTCGTTTTGGACGTGAATGTGTTGGATGGGACTGTGATGGCCCCTTCTACCTCATTCTCAAAGATTTGGAGGATGCGCAACTGTGGCGACTCAGTGTGGCCCCAGGGATCACAGCTCGTGTGGATTGGAGGAGACAGATTCAGTAGCACTATTTCTGTCAATGTAGAGGTTTGccatttgttttattgtttcACCTTTATAGCGATTATGGATGACGTGTTATCCTTCTCCATCTTTATGTTATATTTTGTTGtcttattttgtaatttttatataCAAATTCATGTTAGATTCCTGCCGACGGTGTGCCTATAGATGGGGAACTTGACGTGGCAGTTGACTTTATTGCACCTCAATTACCTGGTCGATACATCTCATACTGGAGAATGTCAACCCCATCTGGTGTAAAATTTGGGCAACGTGTTTGGGTTCTCATACAGGTATATTCATTCATTGCAACAAGTGGTTTTAGAAGATACAGCTGTTTGATTCTCAATTCCGATTCGTGCAGGTTGATGGGGCCCTGAAGGATGCATTTTGCCAAAACTTTGAAGACATAAACTTGAATGTTACCCTGCAGGATGCAATTGATGGATATCAAGGCCTAAACTTGAATTATCCTCCGGTTAGCAGTTGTTCAAAATCCCCTCAAGTGTTAGATATGAATGTTCGGCCTGTTGGGGATGTTGTCTCATCTCTTCCTAGTGATAATGTTGTCACAGAACCTGCTAAGCCAGTGGGCGTTGAACAACCTAAAGAGGTAAATGCAGAGTCCAATTTCCCTATAAATGATGTCTTGCTAGTAGGAAGTGGTGCGTCTGCCCCTCCTGCTCCTCTACAGGGCCCTTCCGAAGTCAACGCTCCTGTGTCATGCCCAATTATTGATCTTCCTGAAGCCACTGCAGCTGGGACATCCCATGCAACTTCCCCTGTCACGGAGGTGCCAATTTCATCTGTAGGGGTCAAAATAATTGATGAGGTTGAGAAGTCCCTCCTTGAGGAGCTTGAGATGATGGGTTTCAAGCAGGTTGACTTGAACAAGAAGATCTTGAGGAGGAATGGATACAATCTGGAGCAGTCAGTAGATGATCTCTGCGGTGATGCTGAATGGGATACAATCCTTGACGAGTTGCAGGAGATGGTAAGAAGTTTGTGATCTGACCATGACGGTGATGTAAAGTTTTGCTGTTGTCTTtccttcaatttattttatgcATGTTAAATCTCTTTTGActccattgtttttcaaatGTGGTTGCAGGGATTCTGCAATCAAGAAGCTAACAAGAGACTGCTGAAGAAGAACAATGGGAGTATTAAGCGTGTGGTCATGGAACTCCTCTCTGGAGACGAGGAGGTTTAGCTGAAAGAACCCTCTAAACAGTTCAGTGGACATAGATGTTATCATAAATAAATGTACTCCTTTGAGCCGATTGCTGTAAGACTTGTTTAAGTTTGTGGACGAACATATTTATGATTGTCT carries:
- the LOC119983480 gene encoding uncharacterized protein LOC119983480; this encodes MNPSTTRTALLVTLLILSFFTIRTNWDRIWSAFYGSPIFLPVFGVILASALLVMAVRATIVTWITVLVLLACAGNRRRVLVRQGSKITTDVAMYLVKVVVREKGLVAVACATLVSFMAMIRIAEAGFY
- the LOC119983785 gene encoding protein JOKA2-like isoform X2; translated protein: MEDAMVIKVKYGDTLRRFSVPVNEKKQLDLDMDGLKWKILSLFNFPPNADLILTYVDEDGDVVTLADDNDLCDVMSQRLKFLRIDVQLNDEQSGNSSESGGCATPTSSPHIQKPLPNISVDVNEVLKLIPDPLYETLSKLSLDLASKATSSSPVLAELLECFSKMSHSYLNPVSQSGPASSTLRGGSTGLKAPLVSNDANDSYYYGSQEVLRKSNLANEQSKKVEIENVARGVDAPNLSKATPVDLNVKPPINGPASDDARIRKEIDGYLNGKSVGFGVSDMAGSMRPPNAVRGQNTELIGNLSNECPFSGLTINNQAAIPLRVNPRVSPFKRSNNRYDAAVGMFHKGVRCDGCGVHPITGPRFKSKVKEDYDLCSICFSEMGNEADYIRMDRPQSYRHSQSVHGLRDYHPRVIRQFLKGDSAKPARPKLDSRFVLDVNVLDGTVMAPSTSFSKIWRMRNCGDSVWPQGSQLVWIGGDRFSSTISVNVEIPADGVPIDGELDVAVDFIAPQLPGRYISYWRMSTPSGVKFGQRVWVLIQVDGALKDAFCQNFEDINLNVTLQDAIDGYQGLNLNYPPVSSCSKSPQVLDMNVRPVGDVVSSLPSDNVVTEPAKPVGVEQPKEVNAESNFPINDVLLVGSGASAPPAPLQGPSEVNAPVSCPIIDLPEATAAGTSHATSPVTEVPISSVGVKIIDEVEKSLLEELEMMGFKQVDLNKKILRRNGYNLEQSVDDLCGDAEWDTILDELQEMGFCNQEANKRLLKKNNGSIKRVVMELLSGDEEV
- the LOC119983785 gene encoding protein JOKA2-like isoform X1, which codes for MEDAMVIKVKYGDTLRRFSVPVNEKKQLDLDMDGLKWKILSLFNFPPNADLILTYVDEDGDVVTLADDNDLCDVMSQRLKFLRIDVQLNDEQSGNSSESGGCATPTSSPHIQKPLPNISVDVNEVLKLIPDPLYETLSKLSLDLASKATSSSPVLAELLECFSKMSHSYLNPVSQSGPASSTLRGGSTGLKAPLVSNDANDSYYYGSQEVLRKSNLANEQSKKVEIENVARGVDAPNLSKATPVDLNVKPPINGPASDDARIRKEIDGYLNGKSVGFGVSDMAGSMRPPNAVRGQNTELIGNLSNECPFSGLTINNQAAIPLRVNPRVSPFKRSNNRYDAAVGMFHKGVRCDGCGVHPITGPRFKSKVKEDYDLCSICFSEMGNEADYIRMDRPQSYRHSQSVHGLRDYTQHPRVIRQFLKGDSAKPARPKLDSRFVLDVNVLDGTVMAPSTSFSKIWRMRNCGDSVWPQGSQLVWIGGDRFSSTISVNVEIPADGVPIDGELDVAVDFIAPQLPGRYISYWRMSTPSGVKFGQRVWVLIQVDGALKDAFCQNFEDINLNVTLQDAIDGYQGLNLNYPPVSSCSKSPQVLDMNVRPVGDVVSSLPSDNVVTEPAKPVGVEQPKEVNAESNFPINDVLLVGSGASAPPAPLQGPSEVNAPVSCPIIDLPEATAAGTSHATSPVTEVPISSVGVKIIDEVEKSLLEELEMMGFKQVDLNKKILRRNGYNLEQSVDDLCGDAEWDTILDELQEMGFCNQEANKRLLKKNNGSIKRVVMELLSGDEEV